The region ACAAGCCGACCTGTTCGCGCGTGGCCTGTTCGATCGGGATGGAAGGCGACAAGCGTCCCTTGGCGATCACATGCAGGCGATCGCACAGCGCGAACAATTCGTCGAGTTCTTCGGAGATCACCAGCACGGCGCAGCCTTCTTGTTTGAGCGCCAGGATTTCGGCGTGGATTTGTGCGGCGGCGCCGACGTCGACGCCCCAGGTCGGTTGCGCGACGATGAAGACGCCGGGTTTGCGTTCCATCTCGCGGCCGACGATGAACTTCTGCAGGTTGCCGCCGGACAGGCTTTTCGCCAGCGCATCGGGACCGCCGGCCTTGACCTTGAAGCGCTCGATGATGGACGCAGCGATCTTGCGCGTGTAGGCGAAGTCGATCATGCCGTGCTTCACGTAGGGGACTTTCTGATGCGACAGCAGCATGTTGGCCGACAGGCTCAGCGTCGGCACGGCGCCGCGGCCGAGCCGTTCTTCCGGCACCAGGCCGAGGCCTTTCGCGCGGCGCGGGTTGGGCGCCAGATGACCGACGGCGCTGCCGGCCAGCATGATCATGTTGGGCGCAGCGCGCTGGTCTTCGCCGGACAGCGCCGCCAGCAATTCCTGCTGGCCGTTGCCGGAGACGCCGGCGATGCCGACGATTTCGCCGGCGCGCACTTCGCACTCGATGTCTTTGAGTTCGGTGGCGAACAGATGCGCTTTCGGCAGATTCAGGCGATTGACGTGGAGCTTGCGCTCGTTGCGCAGGGATTCCGGATTGCGTTCGCGGCGCAGGCGCACCAGCTCTTCGCCGATCATCATGCGCGACAGGCCGGCGCTGGTTTCATTGCGCGGATCGCAGGTGCCGGTCACACGGCCGCCGCGCATCACGGTCGCGCTGTGGCACAGCGCACGGATTTCATCGAGCTTGTGGCTGATGTAGAGGATGCTGCAGCCTTCGTCGGCCAGTTGGCGCAGTGTGACGAACAGCTTCTCGACCGCCTGCGGCGTCAGCACTGAAGTCGGTTCGTCGAGGATCAGCAATTGCGGATCGGTCAGCAGCGCGCGCACGATTTCCACGCGCTGGCGTTCGCCTACCGACAGTGTATGGACGTGGCGATTGGGTTCCAGTTCGAGGCCGTATTTGTCGCCGGTCTGGCGGATGCGCGCGATCAGGTCCTGCATGTCGGTGCCGGCGTCCAGGCCAAGCGCGATGTTTTCCGCCACGGTCAGCGTGTCGAACAGCGAGAAGTGCTGGAACACCATGGCGATGCCGAGCTTGCGCGCGATCTGCGGATTGGCGATGTGGGCCAGTTCGCCGTTCCAGTAGATTTCACCGGCGTCGGGTTTGACCGTGCCGAAGATGATCTTCATCAGCGTCGACTTGCCGGCGCCGTTCTCGCCGAGCACGGCATGGATCTCGCCGGGTGCAACGCTCAGGTTGATGTCGTCGTTGGCCAGCACCCCCGGATAGGCCTTGCGTATATGCGCTATTTGCAAGCGCGCAGGCGACGTTGCGGTCACGGATTTCCCCTCGCAGGAACAGCGCCGCACCGGGCGCGCTCCAGGTTATTCAAATGTTCTGCGGAATTTACCATAGCCAAATAAGCCGAATTGTCGACAATCAGGAAAATTGCAAAAATATCACGAACGGTTGCCGCCGCGGTGGGCCCAGCGCGTGGTGCGTTTCTCGATGATCGCGAAGAGCTCGTACATGGCCATCGCCATCGCGCCGATGACCACCAGGCCGGCAAACGCCAGCGGCATCTTCATCGACGAACCGGCAGACACCAGCAGGTAGCCGATGCCTTCGTTGGAGGCGTTCATTTCCGACACGGTCGAGCCGACGAAGGCCAGCGTGATGGCGACCTTCAATGAGGCGAAAAAGTACGGCAGCGAGCGCGGCAGGCCGACCTTGAGCAGGATATCCATGCGCCTGGCGCCGAGCACGCGCAGGACGTCTTCCAGTTCCGGCTCCAGCGTCGCCAGGCCGGTGGCGATGTTGACCATGATCGGGAAGAAGGAGATCAGGAAAGCCGTCAGGATCGCCGGCCCGGCGCCGATGCCGAACCACACCACCAGCACCGGTACGAAAGCGGCCTTGGGCAGCGCATTGAACGCCGTCATCAGCGGATAGGCTGCGGCATAGAGCAGCGGCGACGAACCGATCAGGAAGCCCAGCGACACGCCCACCGCCACGGCGATGGCGAAGCCCACCATGGTGACCCAGAAGGTCGACAGCGCGTGGTGCGCAATCGGGCCGGCGAATTCGATCATGGCCTCGATGATCGCCATCGGACTTGGGAAGATGAACTCGGACACGTCCAGCGCGCTGCAGATGATCTGCCAGATGACGAGGATCGCCAGCAGCAGTATCCACGGCGCCAGCGTACGTGCGGCCCGGTTCAGCGAAGAAGGTTTTTTCATGGTCGCCTCAGTCGTTTTCAGGTGTTGCGCACGCGGCCGATATGCTCGCGCAACTCGTGCACCAGGGCGTTGAAGGGATCGGTGTAGGTGAGCTCCAGTTCGCGCGGACGCGGCAGCGGATTTTCCTTGCGCGCCACGATACGGCCCGGGCGCTTGCTCATCACGTAGATGGTGTCGGCCAGGAAGGCGGCTTCGCGCAGATCGTGCGTGACCAGGATGACGTTGAATTTGCGTTCGGTCCACAGATCGCGCAGCACGCACCACAGTTCTTCGCGGGTGAAGGCGTCGAGCGCGCCGAAAGGCTCGTCCAGCAGCAGCATCTTCGGTTCGTGAATCAGCGCGCGGCAGATCGAGGCGCGTTGCTGCATGCCGCCCGACAGTTCCCACGGAAACTTGTCGGCATAGCCGTCGAGGCCGACGGTCTTGAGCAATTTGAGCGCACGCTCGGCGTACTGCGCCTTGTTCTTCTTGAAGTCGCTGCGATACGGCTCGACAATTTCCAGCGGCAGCAGCACATTGTCGAGCGTGGTGCGCCACGGCAGCAGTGTCGGCGCCTGGAAGGCCATGCCGACGAATTTGAGCGGCCCGGTCACGTCCGCGCCGGCGATGGCGATACTGCCGCGTGTGGGACGCTTGAGGCCCGTCGCCAGCTTCATGAAAGTCGACTTTCCGCAGCCGGACGGACCGACGATGGAGATGAACTCTCCCTGCCTGGTTTGCAGCGAAATGTCTTCGACCGCAAATTCGTCGGAGCCGTCGTAGGAAAGGAAGACGCGGCGGAAATCGACGAAGGTGTCCGTCTCCGCCTCAGTGTTCGAGGAAGTCATGGTTGCTTCGAGGGCGTCAGCTTGCAATGTCATTTCCCGAACACATTCAGCAGTTCCTTGGACGGCAGGTAAGCCGGGGTCCAGATCTTTTCCGCATTGACACGCGTCTTGGTGGCGTAGGCGTCCGACACTTGCGAGGCCATCAGCGTCAGGCGCGGCAGGGATACCTGGCCGTAGCCTTCGGCCTTGGCGTGCGGCGTGGCGATGGCGCTGGAGATGGCCAGCTTGAGGCGGCGCAGTTCCAGCTTGGCGTCGATCAGGCCGTCGCGTTCCTTGAGCACCTTGATGGCGCCTTCGGGATCGGCCAGCACATCCTTGGTCGCCTTGGCGAAGGCGCGCAGGAAGCCCTTGAGCGCCTCCGGATTGGTCTTCATCAGGCTTTCGTTGGCGATGATGGCGTTGCCGTACAGCTTGACGCCATAGTCGGGATACATCATCACGTTGATGTCTGAATCCTTGATGCCGCGTGCGTTCAGGTTCAGCAGCGAGGTGAAGTAGAAGCCGGTGATGGCGTCGACGTCGCCGCGCGCCAGCATGGTTTCGCGCAGCGGCGGATCCATGCTGATCCAGTTGGCTTTGGAGGCATCCAGGCCGTTGGCCTTGGCGAAGATCGGATAGCCGCGGCGGCCGGCGTCAAACACCGGCGAGCCGAGCTTCTTGCCGACCAGATCGGCCGGTGTCCTGATGCCGGTCTTCTTGAGCGAGAAGATTGCTGCCGGCGTGTCGTTATAGACCATCATCACGGCCATCGGCTTGCCCGGCGAGGCAGGATTGTTCGCAGTGAATTCCATCAGCGCCGCCATGTCGGCAAAGCCCATGTCGTACGTGCCTGACGCCACGCGATTGACGGCGTTGCCGGAGCCGCTGCCGGCGTCGATGACGACGTCCAGTTTCTCCTGCGCGAAATAGCCCTTGGACTTGGCCACCAGGAACAATGCGGACGGACCTTCAAAGCGCCAGTCGAGCTGGAACTTGATTTTGGTTTCCTGCGCAAAGGAGGCGGAGCAGGTGGCGCTAAGCAGCACGGCGGCGGTGAACTTGAAGAGCTTGTTGGCGTGCATGATGGGCTTTCCGTTGAATTCAGTTGATCGGTTGGCCGGGTGCAGGCGACGTGACGGCAATGTCGCCAATGCGGCCCGGTTTTGTTGTCCGGTTTTTACAAACGATGTCCTCTTGAAAAGCATTTACTGTGCCAAGAACGCCGGACGGCGGCGACGGCGAAGACAGCGCTCGCGTCGGCCTTTGGCAGGTCCGAATTTTGTCGACAATCCAAAAATTCATTTGCGACAATTTGGTGCTTTGTTGCACCGCTCTAGCAAGAGTTGCACTAAAAACAGTATTCTTACGCGCCTGTAAGCCTTGTAGATACAGGTGTTTGTGGGAGACATCGTTTAGTACTGTCGTTCTATATCTTGTCGACAATCTGTCTGCGCCATCCACTTGACGGGACATCCGGAAGGGGTGTTTTCACTCTGCGCAGCGGCTCGGACCGACCTGCGCGCAGCGCGTCGATTCAATCCGTTCAGGCCCGTGTCAACGCATCCGGTCGCACATTGTCGACAGTTTTCCGGGCGCTTGTTTTCGGCTGGCATGGCGTTTGCATTGATGGAACCCGGCGGATTGCAGATTACGCATGGGCGTTTGTCGGCATGCGATGCCAGACCTGATCGGACATGGGTGAGCAAATGAAGGAGCGCGCGTTACTTGAGCGACAAGCTGCAAGCAACGAGCGATGGGATCCGGATTTATTTTTCAATGAAACGCAAAAGGGAGAAAACGTATGAAGAAGAGTGCAATGGGGATGTGCTTGACTACCGCAGCGCTGGCTGTTTCGGCCATGAGCAGCATGTCGGCCAATGCTGCGGATTGGGCGGACAATTCGATCGGTATCCGCTACGGCACCAAGTTTGCCGAGCCGTTCAACTCGCAGGATATTTCCAAGAAGATCGTCAACTTCACGCACGCCAGCGGTTACAAATACGGCACCAACTTTCTGAACGTCGATTTGCTGATGTCGGATAGCAAAGACAACGAATCGCAAGAAGCCTATATCGTCTATCGTCATACACTGGATATCGGCAAGGTAGCCGGCAAGGACCTCTCTTTCGGCCCTGCGCGCGGCTTTGGCCTGACTGCAGGCTTTGACTGGAACACCAAGAATGACCCCGGCTACAGCTCGCGCAAGCGCATGATCGTTGCGGGTCCTACTATCATGATGGACGTGCCGGGCTTCCTGAACATCAGCCTGCTGGCCCTGTGGGAAAGCAATCAGCCATTGAGCAACGGCGTTCGCATGTCCAGCCGCTACTCCTACGACACGCACCCGATGTTGAATGCAGCCTGGGGCATCCCGTTCGGCACCAGCGGCTTCGCGTTCGAAGGCTATGTGAACTACATCGCCGCCAAGGGAAAGAACGAGTTCGGCGGCGGCACCGCGCCTGAGCTGAACTTCGACGGCCAGATCATGTACGACGTCGGCATGCCTATGGGCATGGGCAAGAACACCTTCCGTGTCGGCCTGGAATATCAATACTGGCGCAACAAGTTCGGCAACCCGCACAACGTGCCGGGTTCGCTGGCGAAGACGCCGATGATCCGCGCCGAATACCATTTCTAAGTATTTCTGCGGACCTGCCGGTGTGAACATGCCCTACGGTCCACGTCCTTCGGTGCCGGGTCTTTTGATCCGGCATTTTTTTATCGGCGACTGATGGTATAAACAATTTTCGGTTCGACTCACCACGCGGGGCGCAATGGAAGCATACATTTTCGACTGGCTCAATCTCTTGCTGCGCTGGCTGCATGTCATCACGGCGATTGCCTGGATCGGATCCTCGTTCTACTTTGTCTGGCTCGACAACAGCCTGACCCGGCCCGACGATCCAGAACTGCTTGGCAAGGGCGTCGGCGGCGAACTGTGGGCCGTGCACGGCGGGGGTTTCTACAATCCGCAGAAATATCTGCTGGCGCCGAAGACCCTGCCGCAAAACCTGCACTGGTTTTTCTGGGAGTCATACAGCACCTGGCTGTCGGGCTTTGCGCTGTTCTCGGTCCTGTACCTGTTCAACGCCGGCACCTTCCTGGTCGACAGGCACGTGCTCGACATGACCGCGACCACCGCGGTGTGTGCAGCGCTGGCTTACCTGGTCGCAGGCTGGCTGGTGTACGACGCCATCTGCCGTCTGTTCGGCGACAAGCCGGGCGGCGACCGCATGGTGGGCGTGCTGGTCACGCTCTATGTCGTTGCGGCGGTCTGGGTGGCGTGCCATGTGTTTTCAGGCCGCGCGGCTTTCCTTATGACCGGGGCGTCGCTGGCGACGGTGATGAGTGCCAACGTGCTGTTCTGGATCATTCCCGGCCAGCGCAAGATGGTGGCGTCGATGCGCGCGGGACAAAGCCCCGACCCCATCCACGGCAAGCGCGGCAAGCAGCGCAGCGTGCATAACACGTACTTCACGCTGCCAGTGATCTTCGCGATGCTGTCGAATCATTACAGCATGACTTACAGCGCGGGCAATAACTGGCTGGTGCTGCTGCTGATCATGCTGGCCGGCGTGCTGATCCGGCAATTTTTCGTGCTTAAACACAAGGGCGTGTTCAAGTGGCAGTATCCGGCGGCGGCCATCGTGATCCTGGCCGGCGTGGCGTTCTGGATCGCGCCGAAGCCGGCGCTCCAGACGGTGGCGAAAAATGCGCCGGCGGTGTCGTTCGCCCAGGTGCAGCAAGTGATTGAAACGCGCTGCATCCAGTGCCATGCGGCCAAGCCGACGCTAATGCCGGTGCCGGGCAAGGGCATCCTGCTCGACAGCAAGGACGGCGTACTGCAGCATGCGCAGCAGATCTACCAGCAAGCCGTGGTGCAGAAGGCCATGCCGCTGGGGAACATGACCAATATCACCGACGAAGAACGGGCTTTGCTGGGCAAGTGGTTCGAAGCAGGCGCCAAAGGCGAATGACCAGCCGGCGGACATCCGGATAATAAAAAAGGCTGAACACGATGTTCAGCCTTTCGTCTTTGGACAGACGGTTCAGCCGGCGTAGGGATGCTGCTCGCGCCAATGGTTCGCGATGTCGATACGGCGGCAGATCCATACGCGTTCATGCGACTGCACGTAGTCGAGGAAGCGCTGCAACGCCGCGAACCGGCCGGGGCGGCCGAGCAGGCGGCAGTGCATGCCGACCGACAGCATCTTGGGTGCTTCTTCGCCCTCCGCGTACAGCACGTCGAAACTGTCCTTGAGGTACTGGAAAAAATGCTCGCCGGTGTTGAAACCCTGCGGCGTGGCGAAGCGCATGTCGTTGCTGTCGAGCGTGTAGGGTACGACCAGATGCGGCTGCTCGCAGCCGTCGGCCAGCGCCACCCGGGTCCAGAACGGCAGGTCGTCGCCGTAGTAATCGGAGTCGTAGGCGAAGCCCCCGTGCTCGACGACAAGGCGGCGCGTGTTGGGCGAATCGCGGCCGGTGTACCAGCCTTGCGGATCGGCGCCGGTCAGTTCGCGGAAGATTTCGACGGCGACGCGCATGTGTTCGCGCTCGATGTCGATATCCATGCTCTGGTAGTGGATCCAGCGCAGGCCGTGGCAGGCGATTTCATGACCCAGCTCGATGAAGGCCTGCGTCACTTCCGGATGGCGTTGCAATGCCATGGCGATGCCGAATACGGTGAGCGGAAGCCGGCGCTTTTCGAACTCGCGCAGGATGCGCCAGACACCGACACGCGAGCCGTATTCGTAGATCGATTCCATCGAAAGATGGCGTGCAGGATAGGCGGCCGCCCCGATGATTTCGGACAGGAACTGCTCCGAAGCCGGGTCGCCGTGCAGCACGGAATTCTCGCCGCCTTCTTCATAGTTCAGCACAAACTGCAGCGCAATCCTGGCCTGGCCCGGCCAGTTGGCGTGAGGAACGTTGCGGCCGTAGCCGATCAGGTCGCGCGGGTAGTTGGCTGCTGCTGGTATGCGTTGCATGTGTTCTTTTGAAATGAGGAAGACGGTGTTCAGGAACTCTTTCCCAGTACCGATCGCAAATCGAAGTGATCGTCGTCGCTGGGGCGGACCCGGTCTTCGCACAAGTGCAAATGGTGTGCCATGTGTTCCTGCGCCAGCGTGATGTCGCCGTTTTCGAGCGCCGCCAGCACGGTGTCGTGTTCATCGAAGGAGCAGGCATTGTGTCCCGGCGCTTCGGTCTTGGCGATCATCAGCGTGGTGCGCGACACCAGCTTGCGCAGCGTGTCGACCAGCAGCGCATTACCGGTCAGCTCGGCCAGCGCCAAGTGGAACTGAGCGGACAGACGGATCCAGCGCGGCCGGTCGCCGGTCAGGTAGGAGTTGCGTTCTTCCTCGACCATCTTGCGCAGGCCGGCGATCTCGCGCGTGCTGGCTTCGCGGCCGACTTTGTCGAGCACCGCGTATTCGATGATGTTGCGCAGCTCGAACATGTCCTTGACCTCGGCGTGCGAGGGGCTGGCGATGAAGGCGCCGCGATTGGCTTCGAGGTCGACCATGCCCTCGGTGGCCAGGCGCGAGAGCACCTTGCGCACGGTGTGCCGGGCGGTATCGTAAATCTGGCACAGGACCTGCTCAGTGAGCTTGGTGCGCGGCGGCAGGCGATGTTCCATGATCGCGTCATAGATGTCCTGGTAAAGACGTTCCTCGACGGCCGGCGAATGATCGCGGACGGCGGAATGCGAAGCCAGGGGCGAGCGGGATGTCTTGCTTGGTTTGGTCATGGCGGGAAGGGACGGCATCAAGGGTTGGACGGAAGCGAAAGCTTGTTTGCGACGATGCAGGAGTCATACCGGCGGCCGGCATTGTCAACAATGGAAAAAGCAATCTGCAACAATTTGGTGAGCTTTCGCACCAAAATCGGCGCGGCCGTGCGCGGCTTGCACCACTGGCGGCAGCCGGAAGCTGCCGTTCTGTCGCCCTTTGCGGGCGCCATTGCCGCAGCGACGCTGCGACAGCGATTGTTGACAATCATTTGTGTATTTTTCATCGGATATTGCCCATGCATTTTGACGACGACTTTCCCTCCCATGCAAGAAGCGTACTTGCTACGGGTTTTTGTGGGATGCAGGCGGCGAACGAGGAGCAAACACGTGCAGGGCAAGTCTTTTACAATCACGTATGCAGTTTTTCAGCAGTCTTCAGTCCTCTTTTACAGGCCATCTCATGTCGTCATCATTGCAACAATCCGTACTCTCTTTCCTCGACGCCGAACACGCCGCGCAAACTCGTTTCCTGCAGGAACTGGTACGGGTGCCGTCCGACAATCCGTCCGGCGATTGCGCCGCACACGGCGCACGCGCCCAGGCCTTGCTGGAGCAATTGGGTTTCGATGTGGAAGTGCACGTAGTGCAGGAGGAACTGGTCAAGGCCAACGGCATGATATCGGCCGCCAATCTGATCGTGCGCAAGCGCTTCGGCAGCGGCGGCCCGACCATCGCGCTCAACGCCCACGGCGATGTGGTGCCGCCCGGCCTCGGCTGGAGCAAGGATCCCTACGGCGGTGAAATCGTCCAGGACGCCGAGCACGGCCCTGTCATGTACGGTCGTGGCGTGGCCGTGTCGAAGTCCGATTTCGCTACCTACACCTGGGCGCTGCTGGCGCTGATCGCCGCCGAGAAACAAGGTGCGGTCCTCAACGGCGCCATCGAACTGCAATTCACTTACGACGAAGAAGCGGGCGGCGACATCGGTCCCCGATGGATCCTCGAGCAAGGACTGAGCAAGCCCGACTACGCCGTCTCGGCCGGCTTCGCCTATGGCATCACGTCCGCGCATAACGGCTGCCTGCATCTGGAAGTCACAGTCAAAGGCAAGCAGGCGCACGCCGCCATGCCGCATACCGGCATCGACGCCATCGAAGCCGCAACCGGCATCCTGCAGGCGCTGTACGCCTATCGTACCGAGCTGGCGAAAAAAAAATCCGCAGTTGCCGGCATCGACCACGCCACGCTCAACGTCGGCCTGATCAAAGGCGGCATCAACACCAATGTGGTGCCGGACCTGGCGAGCTTCCGCCTCGACCGCCGCATGATTCCGGAAGAAGCGGGCTTCGACGCGGAAGGCGATCTGCGACGCGTGATCGACGCCGCGGCGGCGCGCTACCCCGGCATCGAAGTCGGGGTGCAGCGCATCCTGCTGGCCGAGCCGCTGGCCGAATTGCCGGGCGTGGAAAAACTGATCGGCGCGTTCAGCCGCAATGCCGAAACCATCCTGGGCGAACCGGTCAAGGCGCACGGCGTGCCGCTCTACACCGACGCGCGCCACTATACCAAGCAAGGCATTCCGACGATCCTGTACGGCGCCGGTCCGCGCACGCTGATGGAAGCGCGCGGTCATAATTCGGACGAGAACCTGCGCCTTAACGATCTGTTCAAGGCCACCAAGGTGGTGGCGCTGGCGTTGGCGGAGTTGCTGCAGTAATTGTTGTCGCTGAAAAGAAAAACGGCGTCGTGACCGAATGATCGCGACGCCGTTTTTTATGCGTTTCTGTTAATGGGTAGCGTCGTACTGATCGAGCTCTGCAGTCAGGCGTCCCTTGTCTGCGGCCGGCAGGAAGCTGGCGTCGATTCCGTTGCGCGCCAGTTGCACGATCTCTGCACGCGAGAGTTCCAGCGCCGACGCGACGGCCAGGTAGTTGTCGTTCATGTAGCCGCCGAAGTAAGCCGGATCATCGGAATTGACGGTCACCGCAAGACCGGCGCGTAGCAGTCGCGCCAGATTGTGTTTGGCCATGTCGTCGACCACGCACAGCTTGAGGTTGGAGAGCGGGCACACCGTCAACGGCATTTTCTCGCGCGCCAGGCGCTCCATCAGGGCCGGGTCTTCTTCGCTGCGCACGCCGTGGTCGATGCGCTCCACCTTGAGCACGTCGAGCGCGCCGAGAATGTACGCCGGTGGACCTTCTTCGCCGGCGTGGGCGACCAGGTGGAAGCCGAGTTCCCTGCAGCGCGCGAATACCTTGGCGAATTTCTCCGGCGGGTTGCCGCGTTCGGACGAGTCCAGGCCGATGCCGTTCCACAGGTCGCGGTATTGCTCGCGCAGCGGCAGCGCCGCTTTGAGCGTGGTGAAGGCGTCTTCTTCGGAGAGATGACGCAGGAAGGACATGATCATGGCGCTGGAAAAGCCGTGTTCGTCGCGCGCCTGGCGCAGGGCGCGGGCGATGCCGGCGAACACCACGTCGATGCCGATGCCGCGCTCGGTATGGGTCTGCGGATCGAAGAAAATCTCGGCATGGCGCACATTGTCGGCGCGGGCACGCGCGATGTAGGCGGCGGTCATGTCGTGGAAGTCCTGCTCGGTCTGCAGCACGTTGGCGCCGGCGTAATAGAGATCGAGGAAGGATTGCAGGTCGGTGAAGTCGTAGGCCGCGCGCAGTGCTTCGACCGAGGCGTAAGGCAGCGCGACTTTGTTGCGCTGCGCCAGGGCAAACAGCAATTCAGGCTCCAGCGTGCCTTCGATATGCAGGTGCAGCTCCGTCTTGGGCAGGGCTTCGACGAAGGAGCGCATCGCTGCGGACAGGGCAGGGGTAGTGGAGGTGGCGGAGGTAGTCATGGCGGCCTTTGGTGATGTGCTGGAACAATGGCGTATTTTCTCAGAAAGCGCCGCCCGGCTCTGAAAAAACCTTCGCAAATTCTCAAGCGCCGGGAAAACTAAATCGCCCGGGCGCTGACTAAGCAGCTGTTCACGGCTTCGCAATTGAGCGTGAACAGGTTCGGAAGTGGCCGCGTCCTCGAAGAAGGCCGCAAGAAAAATGTAAAGTTTTCATGAAATGGGCTGTATCCGTGGCAATGCATGTTTTAATGCTGTGCCGTCAGGCAAGGTAAAAGTAAAACAGGAGCGGTGGGATCAGGTATGAAGAAGATTATTGCGACGACAATGACATGCAGCATGCTGGCGGGAGCAAGCGTAGCGCTTACCGGCTGCTCGCTGTTTTTCTGGAAGAAGGAAGACACCAGCCTGGTGCCGTTTTCGACCATTCCGAGCAGCGCCTATCAGAGTTTCGTCAAAAACTGGGACAACAAGGCGCAGCCGGTGCTGTGCGCGCTGATCCGCTCCCAGGCCGACTGGGATTACTGGTTCCAGCCGGCGACGACGATGCGTTCCCAACGCGCGCTGACGCCATCGGTGGAATACTTCGAGACGCGCCAGCTGCTGCTCGCCACGCGCGTGATCCAGGCGCCTGACGCCGCCGAGCGCAGCCAGATATTCGCCGCCGACAAGGTCACCATGCGCAACGGCGTGCTGAAGCTGGAATATCGCTTCGTCAAGCCGGTTTCCGGCGCGACCTATCAGGTCAAGGACTTCCTGCTGGTGGAGATTCCGAAGGATCGCTACACCACCGG is a window of Herbaspirillum hiltneri N3 DNA encoding:
- a CDS encoding ABC transporter ATP-binding protein, translated to MTATSPARLQIAHIRKAYPGVLANDDINLSVAPGEIHAVLGENGAGKSTLMKIIFGTVKPDAGEIYWNGELAHIANPQIARKLGIAMVFQHFSLFDTLTVAENIALGLDAGTDMQDLIARIRQTGDKYGLELEPNRHVHTLSVGERQRVEIVRALLTDPQLLILDEPTSVLTPQAVEKLFVTLRQLADEGCSILYISHKLDEIRALCHSATVMRGGRVTGTCDPRNETSAGLSRMMIGEELVRLRRERNPESLRNERKLHVNRLNLPKAHLFATELKDIECEVRAGEIVGIAGVSGNGQQELLAALSGEDQRAAPNMIMLAGSAVGHLAPNPRRAKGLGLVPEERLGRGAVPTLSLSANMLLSHQKVPYVKHGMIDFAYTRKIAASIIERFKVKAGGPDALAKSLSGGNLQKFIVGREMERKPGVFIVAQPTWGVDVGAAAQIHAEILALKQEGCAVLVISEELDELFALCDRLHVIAKGRLSPSIPIEQATREQVGLWMSGLWSDGATDAAAEAAHG
- a CDS encoding ABC transporter permease; translation: MKKPSSLNRAARTLAPWILLLAILVIWQIICSALDVSEFIFPSPMAIIEAMIEFAGPIAHHALSTFWVTMVGFAIAVAVGVSLGFLIGSSPLLYAAAYPLMTAFNALPKAAFVPVLVVWFGIGAGPAILTAFLISFFPIMVNIATGLATLEPELEDVLRVLGARRMDILLKVGLPRSLPYFFASLKVAITLAFVGSTVSEMNASNEGIGYLLVSAGSSMKMPLAFAGLVVIGAMAMAMYELFAIIEKRTTRWAHRGGNRS
- a CDS encoding ABC transporter ATP-binding protein, which encodes MTSSNTEAETDTFVDFRRVFLSYDGSDEFAVEDISLQTRQGEFISIVGPSGCGKSTFMKLATGLKRPTRGSIAIAGADVTGPLKFVGMAFQAPTLLPWRTTLDNVLLPLEIVEPYRSDFKKNKAQYAERALKLLKTVGLDGYADKFPWELSGGMQQRASICRALIHEPKMLLLDEPFGALDAFTREELWCVLRDLWTERKFNVILVTHDLREAAFLADTIYVMSKRPGRIVARKENPLPRPRELELTYTDPFNALVHELREHIGRVRNT
- a CDS encoding ABC transporter substrate-binding protein; translated protein: MHANKLFKFTAAVLLSATCSASFAQETKIKFQLDWRFEGPSALFLVAKSKGYFAQEKLDVVIDAGSGSGNAVNRVASGTYDMGFADMAALMEFTANNPASPGKPMAVMMVYNDTPAAIFSLKKTGIRTPADLVGKKLGSPVFDAGRRGYPIFAKANGLDASKANWISMDPPLRETMLARGDVDAITGFYFTSLLNLNARGIKDSDINVMMYPDYGVKLYGNAIIANESLMKTNPEALKGFLRAFAKATKDVLADPEGAIKVLKERDGLIDAKLELRRLKLAISSAIATPHAKAEGYGQVSLPRLTLMASQVSDAYATKTRVNAEKIWTPAYLPSKELLNVFGK
- a CDS encoding outer envelope protein; protein product: MKKSAMGMCLTTAALAVSAMSSMSANAADWADNSIGIRYGTKFAEPFNSQDISKKIVNFTHASGYKYGTNFLNVDLLMSDSKDNESQEAYIVYRHTLDIGKVAGKDLSFGPARGFGLTAGFDWNTKNDPGYSSRKRMIVAGPTIMMDVPGFLNISLLALWESNQPLSNGVRMSSRYSYDTHPMLNAAWGIPFGTSGFAFEGYVNYIAAKGKNEFGGGTAPELNFDGQIMYDVGMPMGMGKNTFRVGLEYQYWRNKFGNPHNVPGSLAKTPMIRAEYHF
- a CDS encoding urate hydroxylase PuuD, whose translation is MEAYIFDWLNLLLRWLHVITAIAWIGSSFYFVWLDNSLTRPDDPELLGKGVGGELWAVHGGGFYNPQKYLLAPKTLPQNLHWFFWESYSTWLSGFALFSVLYLFNAGTFLVDRHVLDMTATTAVCAALAYLVAGWLVYDAICRLFGDKPGGDRMVGVLVTLYVVAAVWVACHVFSGRAAFLMTGASLATVMSANVLFWIIPGQRKMVASMRAGQSPDPIHGKRGKQRSVHNTYFTLPVIFAMLSNHYSMTYSAGNNWLVLLLIMLAGVLIRQFFVLKHKGVFKWQYPAAAIVILAGVAFWIAPKPALQTVAKNAPAVSFAQVQQVIETRCIQCHAAKPTLMPVPGKGILLDSKDGVLQHAQQIYQQAVVQKAMPLGNMTNITDEERALLGKWFEAGAKGE
- the puuE gene encoding allantoinase PuuE, whose protein sequence is MQRIPAAANYPRDLIGYGRNVPHANWPGQARIALQFVLNYEEGGENSVLHGDPASEQFLSEIIGAAAYPARHLSMESIYEYGSRVGVWRILREFEKRRLPLTVFGIAMALQRHPEVTQAFIELGHEIACHGLRWIHYQSMDIDIEREHMRVAVEIFRELTGADPQGWYTGRDSPNTRRLVVEHGGFAYDSDYYGDDLPFWTRVALADGCEQPHLVVPYTLDSNDMRFATPQGFNTGEHFFQYLKDSFDVLYAEGEEAPKMLSVGMHCRLLGRPGRFAALQRFLDYVQSHERVWICRRIDIANHWREQHPYAG
- a CDS encoding GntR family transcriptional regulator, whose product is MTKPSKTSRSPLASHSAVRDHSPAVEERLYQDIYDAIMEHRLPPRTKLTEQVLCQIYDTARHTVRKVLSRLATEGMVDLEANRGAFIASPSHAEVKDMFELRNIIEYAVLDKVGREASTREIAGLRKMVEEERNSYLTGDRPRWIRLSAQFHLALAELTGNALLVDTLRKLVSRTTLMIAKTEAPGHNACSFDEHDTVLAALENGDITLAQEHMAHHLHLCEDRVRPSDDDHFDLRSVLGKSS